The following proteins are encoded in a genomic region of Poecilia reticulata strain Guanapo linkage group LG11, Guppy_female_1.0+MT, whole genome shotgun sequence:
- the LOC103472801 gene encoding uncharacterized protein LOC103472801, which translates to MYDAKTGASFLSSLYSKQFTDCLASGFLNKEMTFGLHLSILLLSLTTXGWLATGNVLRYASRNLGPSTRAEILRRSYRPVAASYRGSLLPRGSVSTSTFLGDLSTEASKLWGSVPSQGQRGYGRQVSSYSQPGSVSSYRSASALXWQQQPGGLLHRGPGMRELSXQGERRYGSSVVSSGAIEIRAPXRLQPSSPGTGVQLTPESASQPPNQHPAFSSPAVLQTKVGMWDTVNLPSARSESTARRHQHSLSVPAMLETNPGQLGIYTSSVQAPESTAQRHQKASAFSAVLQTKNVWGSVPSSDSKRVGANLRSSRPVMPGCHPRGLQSGCHATWQQARLLGSLASSVPQNKDLLQDASASS; encoded by the exons ATGTATGACGCTAAGACTGGGGCTTCTTTTCTTAGCAGTCTGTACAGCAAACAGTTTACGGACTGTCTTGCTTCAGGTTTTCTGAACAAAGAAATGACTTTTGGATTACATTTGAG CATTCTATTGCTCTCTCTGACAACCTWTGGATGGCTTGCAACAG GAAATGTCTTAAGATACGCAAGTAGAAATCTTGGCCCTTCAACTCGAGCTGAGATTCTGCGCCGCTCTTACCGACCTGTTGCCGCCAGTTATCGAGGCTCTCTACTGCCAAGAGGTTCTGTGTCTACCTCAACTTTCCTTGGAGATTTATCAACTGAGGCTTCCAAACTATGGGGCTCAGTTCCTAGCCAAGGTCAAAGGGGTTATGGCAGGCAAGTAAGTAGTTACAGTCAACCAGGAAGTGTATCTAGCTACAGGTCTGCCTCAGCTCTGWCTTGGCAGCAACAGCCAGGTGGCCTGCTCCATAGGGGTCCAGGAATGAGGGAACTTTCATYTCAAGGGGAGAGGCGCTATGGCTCAAGTGTTGTCTCCAGTGGTGCAATTGAGATTCGTGCACCAMCTCGGCTGCAGCCCAGTTCACCTGGCACTGGCGTACAGTTGACTCCAGAATCTGCTTCCCAACCACCCAATCAACATCCTGCATTCTCTTCACCTGCTGTACTCCAGACCAAGGTGGGCATGTGGGACACTGTCAATCTTCCAAGCGCCAGGTCAGAATCCACTGCTAGACGACACCAACACTCTTTGTCAGTGCCTGCTATGCTGGAAACCAATCCTGGCCAGTTGGGCATCTATACTTCTAGTGTACAGGCTCCAGAGTCAACTGCCCAGCGACACCAAAAGGCCTCAGCTTTTTCAGCTGTACTGCAAACCAAAAATGTGTGGGGTAGTGTGCCTTCCTCTGACTCCAAACGAGTCGGTGCTAACTTGAGGAGTTCTAGACCAGTAATGCCTGGATGCCATCCTAGAGGGCTRCAATCAGGCTGCCATGCCACCTGGCAACAGGCAAGGCTGCTGGGCTCTCTGGCCTCCAGTGTACCTCAGAACAAGGATCTCTTGCAAGATGCCAGTGCAAGTTCATAA
- the carmil1 gene encoding F-actin-uncapping protein LRRC16A isoform X1 encodes MTEEKNISNELFESVREAVGRRVKLALRRKVQLEVKGDKVENRVLALASHRAYLLTARVPSKVEQSFNYLDIQGISSNKPTQLVLEHERGPWSFRLDSVEEVDEVIAQIGYCLHRICPASSPVKMMRKLNLKPPERLTALQAVWNEQCSADLGPCGGFSHQYWCVCDSLGLPYREEVQWDVDTIYLSQDTRELNLQDFVHLENRDLVAIIAVLEYNQWFTKLSTKDYKLPTDVCDQILRVVARSSRLEELVLDNAGLKSDFAQKLAGALSHNPSCTLHTLNLSNNSLEDKGVYALSSQLAKLPMGLKNLNLSKTSMXPKGVNSLCQALCANPIIASTLTHLDLSGNSLRGDDLQNLHNFLSHPNCLETLDLSNSDCSLELVCASLCRGSLKHLAILNMSRTVFSHRKCKEIPSSFKQFFSSAQALTSVSLSGTKLPLEALKSLLLGLGCNPNLSDVSLDLSSCDLRSGGSQILEGCIAEIPNISSLDISDNSLDMDLTTLLVWLAKNRSIRHLSLGKNFNNIKSKNVAQVLDNLVHMIQEEESPLTSLSLADSKLKADLSIVLNALGSNTSLIKLDISGNSMGDMGAKILAKALQINTKLRTLIWDRNNVSPQGLQDVAAALEKNYTIRFMPVPIMDAAQALKANPDKTEEALLKMEQYLLRNHETRKYLQEQAYRLQQGIVTTTTQQMMDMMCVRVQDHLNSLKFSEANSVQDDMKLAENLMKDAKNSKTLLPNLYHLKSGGSRVAFVAAIQDKLESMAGEVASVMDEQLQTMLVSMVDAAEGLCPHVMKRSGLRQELLKAAAGRLTIPCSFVTNTLLEQSGVDIINKISEVKLGVASILSDRIVDEILESLSRSQHTLADHLIRKDHPLLHQEPQSETEVLDESALHPENYNHQKQDRDKKHGLNDVESCMVTPKSKRKSILVRMLRPISVAFEMEFDLDKALEEVPIHVEDPPLPSPPPQVSDRMSYYEDLPLPPTPSDGKSVCIGELPQLEHKTLESCTKSRPKPKKRTKPSRAPRQATGSSAPHDAEQNNMMEKLDEGLDDFFSKRVVKLSFRLPSIRSPSTPEGSDKKRESRKSGFFNLIKSRTSRSEKSHGAPAITPPQPAHANTTNTSTTSPVTEEPPPTSPIPPVKSPISVVEPHQEIRGAQPANHTDSEMEAPPTSTEPAGEEKDTKKVEDMENLEKKESPPKKENIEKKENPHMHRHIGVPMMGKDLLAEMKARQEKTRQDKMAEKKSDSSSVLDKVDSDKPKSDVHPAVSTDPEDSKPEPIPRAKPPNAIPKPAPVQTAKAPLVARTFGQLSPTSPRPCSISVIDDSVDSAPGSVSPKAPLPAPRLKRAPSEQDRESTSSSSAGLLSPLEAEFPADGDAFEQRSITGADSGTSGRQWSSLKSSSSPLGNEEERERTKSLPGYVRLPSQTDMDLSPAGSEISTLSSDLKPNNKSEDESGDDTPSM; translated from the exons GTTGAGCAGTCTTTCAACTACTTGGATATTCAGGGAATCAGCAGCAACAAGCCCACTCAG TTGGTTTTGGAGCATGAACGCGGGCCTTGGAGCTTCCGGTTGGACTCGGTGGAGGAGGTGGATGAGGTGATTGCTCAGATCGGCTACTGTCTTCACCGGATCTGTCCTGCCAGCTCACCTGT GAAGATGATGAGGAAGTTGAATTTGAAACCTCCAGAGAGGTTAACAGCCCTGCAGGCCGTCTGGAACGAACAGTGTTCAGCTGACTTAGGACCCTGtg GTGGCTTTTCTCATCAgtactggtgtgtgtgtgacagctTGGGTCTGCCATACAGAGAGGAGGTCCAGTGG GATGTTGACACAATCTATTTAAGTCAGGACACTAGAGAGCTGAATCTGCAGGACTTTGTTCATCTGGAGAACAG GGATCTTGTGGCAATCATCGCAGTTCTGGAATACAACCAGTGGTTCACCAAGCTATCAACCAAAGACTACAAACTG CCTACAGATGTGTGTGACCAGATCCTCAGAGTTGTTGCCCGATCCAGTCGACTAGAAGAATTGGTTCTGGACAATGCTGGACTGAAAAG TGATTTTGCTCAGAAACTTGCAGGTGCTCTGTCACATAACCCGTCCTGCACGCTGCACACACTCAATCTGAGCAACAACTCCCTAGAGGACAAAG GTGTCTATGCTCTGAGCTCTCAGCTAGCCAAACTGCCCATGGGCCTAAAGAACTTGAATCTCTCAAAGACCTCCATGWCTCCCAAAG GTGTAAACAGCCTCTGTCAGGCACTGTGCGCCAACCCCATCATCGCCTCCACCCTCACACACCTCGACCTGTCGGGGAACTCCCTGAGAGGAGATGACCTTCAG AATTTGCACAATTTCCTGAGTCACCCAAACTGTCTTGAAACTCTGGATCTGTCAAACAGTGATTGTTCCCTGGAGCTG GTGTGTGCATCTCTGTGCAGAGGATCTTTGAAGCATCTTGCCATYCTCAACATGTCAAGAACAGTCTTCTCTCACAG GAAGTGCAAAGAAATCCCTTCATCCTTCAAGCAGTTTTTCAGCAGTGCTCAGGCTCTGACGTCTGTTAGTCTATCAGGAACCAAGCTGCCGCTGGAGGCTCTGAA ATCGTTGTTGTTGGGCCTTGGTTGTAATCCAAACCTCAGTGATGTTTCTCTGGATCTCAGCAGCTGTGAT CTTCGTTCGGGAGGCTCACAGATTTTAGAGGGCTGCATCGCTGAGATCCCAAACATTTCCAGTCTGGATATTTCAGACAACA GTTTGGACATGGATCTCACCACCCTTCTTGTGTGGCTGGCCAAAAACCGCTCCATCAGGCACCTGTCGTTGGgcaaaaactttaataatatcAAATCAAA AAATGTTGCTCAAGTATTGGATAACCTGGTTCATATGATTCAAGAAGAAGAATCA CCTTTGACTTCCCTGTCCCTCGCTGATTCCAAGCTGAAAGCCGACCTCTCCATCGTCCTTAACGCTCTGGGCAGCAACACTTCTCTGATCAAGCTGGACATCAGTGGAAACTCCATGGGAGACATGGGGGCCAAAATACTAGCCAAAGCCCTCCAAATCAACACAAAGCTCAG GACCTTAATATGGGACAGAAATAATGTCAGCCCCCAGGGTTTACAGGATGTAGCTGCTGCCTTGGAAAA AAACTACACAATTCGATTCATGCCTGTTCCCATCATGGATGCTGCTCAGGCACTGAAAGCCAACCCAGATAAGACGGAGGAGGCTTTACTAAAG ATGGAGCAGTACCTGCTGAGAAACCACGAGACGCGTAAATACCTCCAGGAGCAGGCATACAGGCTGCAGCAGGGAATAGTCACCACCACCACACAGCAG ATGATGGACATGATGTGTGTGAGAGTCCAGGATCACCTCAACTCTCTGAAGTTCTCAGAGGCCAATTCTGTTCAAGATGACATGAAGCTGGCAGAGAACCTCATGAAGGATGCAAAGAActccaaaact CTGCTCCCCAACTTGTACCACTTAAAGAGTGGAGGGTCCAGAGTTGCATTTGTTGCAGCCATTCAGGACAAGCTGGAGTCGATGGCTGGAGAGGTGGCAAGCGTGATGGACGAGCAACTGCAG ACCATGCTGGTGTCTATGGTTGATGCTGCTGAAGGCCTTTGTCCTCATGTGATGAAGAGGAGCGGCCTTCGTCAGGAGCTGCTTAAAGCTGCTGCAGGGAGGTTGACCATCCCTTGCAGCTTCGTCACAAACACTCTTCTGGAGCAGTCCGGTGTGGACATCATCAACAAAATCAG TGAAGTGAAACTCGGCGTGGCGTCCATTCTGTCTGATCGGATTGTTGATGAGATCCTGGAGTCTCTGTCAAGATCCCAACATACACTG GCCGACCACCTGATCAGAAAGGACCATCCATTGTTGCATCAGGAACCCCAGTCAGAGACAGAAGTCCTGGATGAGTCCGCTCTACATCCAGAGAACTATAACCATCAGAAACAGGATCGAGACAAGAAACATGGACTGAATGATGTGGAGTCATGCATG GTGACACCTAAATCCAAAAGGAAGAGTATTCTTGTCAGAATGTTGAGGCCTATTTCTGTGGCATTTG AGATGGAGTTTGACCTGGACAAAGCTCTGGAGGAGGTTCCGATCCACGTCGAggatcctcctcttccttctcctcctccacaaGTATCAGACAGGATGTCATATTATGAAGATCTGCCTCTCCCTCCCACTCCRTCAGATGGGAAGTCTGTGTGCATAGGAGAGCTGCCACAGCTGGAGCACAAAACTCTGGAAAGTTGCACCAAATCCCGACCGAAACcgaaaaagagaacaaaacccAGCAGAGCCCCA CGACAAGCCACTGGAAGCTCAGCGCCTCATGATGCAGAGCAGAATAACATGATGGAGAAGCTGGATGAGGGTCTAGATGACTTCTTCTCCAAGAGAGTTGTCAAACTCAGCTTTAG ACTTCCCTCCATAAGAAGTCCGTCAACACCAGAAGGATCAGATAAAAAACGTGAATCCAGGAAGAGTGGCTTCTTTAACCTCATTAAATCCCGAACGTCCCGCTCTGAGAAGAGCCACGGAGCTCCGGCCATCACACCACCGCAGCCTGCACATGCTAACACCACCAACACCTCCACCACAAGCCCAGTCACTGAGGAGCCCCCTCCTACCTCTCCCATACCACCTGTGAAAAGTCCAATCTCTGTAGTGGAGCCTCATCAGGAGATCCGCGGGGCACARCCTGCGAACCACACAGATTCTGAGATGGAGGCGCCTCCGACTTCCACTGAACCTGCAGGGGAGGAAAAAGATACCAAGAAGGTGGAAGATATGGAAAACCTGGAGAAGAAGGAAAGTCCTCCAAAGAAGGAGAATATAGAGAAGAaggagaacccacacatgcatcGCCATATTGGTGTTCCTATGATGGGAAAGGATCTGCTGGCTGAGATGAAGGCCagacaagaaaaaacaagacaagacaaaatggctgaaaagaAG tccgATTCATCATCAGTCCTGGACAAAGTGGACTCAGACAAAC cgAAGTCAGATGTACATCCTGCGGTTTCCACAGACCCTGAAGACTCTAAACCTGAGCCGATTCCTAGGGCCAAACCACCAAATGCCATCCCCAAACCAGCCCCAGTCCAGACTGCTAAAGCACCACTGGTTGCTCGCACATTTGGACAACTCAGTCCAACCAGTCCCAGGCCATGCAGCATCTCTGTCATTG ATGATTCAGTAGACTCTGCCCCTGGCAGTGTATCTCCCAAAGCACCACTTCCTGCTCCCCGTCTGAAGAGGGCGCCGTCGGAGCAAGACAGAGAGAGCacaagcagcagctctgcaggacTTTTGTCTCCACTGGAGG CTGAGTTTCCTGCAGATGGCGATGCTTTCGAGCAGCGCAGCATCACAGGTGCAGACTCCGGCACCAGCGGCCGACAGTGGTCATCTCTGAAGAGCTCGTCCAGTCCCCTTGGCAACGAGGAAGAACGCGAACGCACAAAGTCCCTCCCTGGCTACG TGAGGCTTCCATCTCAGACAGACATGGATCTCAGCCCAGCTGGCAGCGAGATTTCAACTTTGAGCTCTGACCTCAAACCTAATAACAAATCTGAGGACGAATCCGGTGACGACACTCCTTCAATGTGA
- the LOC103472800 gene encoding secretagogin-like — MDSALDRLDAARFLQIWQHFDKDDKGCIEGKKMDDFFKHMLHKLGMKTEEITEDKVRRMRERFVSPYDSDPDRNVQIEELAAMMLPVEENFLLLFRRETPLDNSVEFMRIWRNYDTDSSGYISANELKGFLQDLFLQHRKSITPQKQEEYTETMMKMFDKNRDGRLDLNDMARILALNENFLLKFKTDACSLEDRKRDFEKIFAHYDVSKTGALEGPEVDGFVKDMMELVKPSISGMELDKFRKALMGHCDINRDGKIQKNELALCLGLKLS, encoded by the exons ATGGACAGTGCACTGGACAGACTTGATGCTGCTCGTTTCTTACAGATTTGGCAACATTTCGACAAAGATG ACAAAGGCTGCATTGAAGGAAAGAAGATGGATGACTTTTTCAAGCATATGTTGCACAAACTTGGAATGAag acgGAGGAGATAACGGAGGACAAAGTGAGAAGAATGAGGGAGAGATTTGTGTCTCCATATGACTCCGATCCTGACAGAAATGTACAGATTGAGGAG CTGGCCGCCATGATGCTTCCAGTGGAGGAGAATTTCCTGCTGTTGTTTCGCAGAGAAACTCCGTTGGACAACAGTGTGGAGTTCATGAGG ATTTGGAGAAATTATGACACAGATAGCAGTGGGTACATTTCAGCCAATGAGCTTAAG GGCTTCTTACAGGACCTGTTCCTCCAGCACAGGAAGTCCATCACGCCCCAGAAGCAGGAGGAGTATACCGAAACCATG ATGAAGATGTTTGACAAGAACAGGGATGGCAGACTGGATCTGAACGACATGGCCAG aattttgGCACTGAACGAAAACTTTTTACTGAAGTTTAAGACAGAT GCTTGCAGTCTAGAGGACAGAAAGAGGGACTTTGAGAAGATATTTGCTCATTATGATGTT AGTAAGACAGGTGCACTGGAGGGGCCTGAAGTTGATGGATTTGTCAAGGACATGATGGAGCTGgtgaag CCCAGTATCAGCGGGATGGAACTGGACAAGTTCAGGAAAGCCCTGATGGGTCACTGTGACATCAACAGAGACGGAAAAATCCAGAAGAACGAGCTTGCTCTCTGCCTTGGCCTCAAGCTCAGTTAA
- the carmil1 gene encoding F-actin-uncapping protein LRRC16A isoform X2, which yields MMRKLNLKPPERLTALQAVWNEQCSADLGPCGGFSHQYWCVCDSLGLPYREEVQWDVDTIYLSQDTRELNLQDFVHLENRDLVAIIAVLEYNQWFTKLSTKDYKLPTDVCDQILRVVARSSRLEELVLDNAGLKSDFAQKLAGALSHNPSCTLHTLNLSNNSLEDKGVYALSSQLAKLPMGLKNLNLSKTSMXPKGVNSLCQALCANPIIASTLTHLDLSGNSLRGDDLQNLHNFLSHPNCLETLDLSNSDCSLELVCASLCRGSLKHLAILNMSRTVFSHRKCKEIPSSFKQFFSSAQALTSVSLSGTKLPLEALKSLLLGLGCNPNLSDVSLDLSSCDLRSGGSQILEGCIAEIPNISSLDISDNSLDMDLTTLLVWLAKNRSIRHLSLGKNFNNIKSKNVAQVLDNLVHMIQEEESPLTSLSLADSKLKADLSIVLNALGSNTSLIKLDISGNSMGDMGAKILAKALQINTKLRTLIWDRNNVSPQGLQDVAAALEKNYTIRFMPVPIMDAAQALKANPDKTEEALLKMEQYLLRNHETRKYLQEQAYRLQQGIVTTTTQQMMDMMCVRVQDHLNSLKFSEANSVQDDMKLAENLMKDAKNSKTLLPNLYHLKSGGSRVAFVAAIQDKLESMAGEVASVMDEQLQTMLVSMVDAAEGLCPHVMKRSGLRQELLKAAAGRLTIPCSFVTNTLLEQSGVDIINKISEVKLGVASILSDRIVDEILESLSRSQHTLADHLIRKDHPLLHQEPQSETEVLDESALHPENYNHQKQDRDKKHGLNDVESCMVTPKSKRKSILVRMLRPISVAFEMEFDLDKALEEVPIHVEDPPLPSPPPQVSDRMSYYEDLPLPPTPSDGKSVCIGELPQLEHKTLESCTKSRPKPKKRTKPSRAPRQATGSSAPHDAEQNNMMEKLDEGLDDFFSKRVVKLSFRLPSIRSPSTPEGSDKKRESRKSGFFNLIKSRTSRSEKSHGAPAITPPQPAHANTTNTSTTSPVTEEPPPTSPIPPVKSPISVVEPHQEIRGAQPANHTDSEMEAPPTSTEPAGEEKDTKKVEDMENLEKKESPPKKENIEKKENPHMHRHIGVPMMGKDLLAEMKARQEKTRQDKMAEKKSDSSSVLDKVDSDKPKSDVHPAVSTDPEDSKPEPIPRAKPPNAIPKPAPVQTAKAPLVARTFGQLSPTSPRPCSISVIDDSVDSAPGSVSPKAPLPAPRLKRAPSEQDRESTSSSSAGLLSPLEAEFPADGDAFEQRSITGADSGTSGRQWSSLKSSSSPLGNEEERERTKSLPGYVRLPSQTDMDLSPAGSEISTLSSDLKPNNKSEDESGDDTPSM from the exons ATGATGAGGAAGTTGAATTTGAAACCTCCAGAGAGGTTAACAGCCCTGCAGGCCGTCTGGAACGAACAGTGTTCAGCTGACTTAGGACCCTGtg GTGGCTTTTCTCATCAgtactggtgtgtgtgtgacagctTGGGTCTGCCATACAGAGAGGAGGTCCAGTGG GATGTTGACACAATCTATTTAAGTCAGGACACTAGAGAGCTGAATCTGCAGGACTTTGTTCATCTGGAGAACAG GGATCTTGTGGCAATCATCGCAGTTCTGGAATACAACCAGTGGTTCACCAAGCTATCAACCAAAGACTACAAACTG CCTACAGATGTGTGTGACCAGATCCTCAGAGTTGTTGCCCGATCCAGTCGACTAGAAGAATTGGTTCTGGACAATGCTGGACTGAAAAG TGATTTTGCTCAGAAACTTGCAGGTGCTCTGTCACATAACCCGTCCTGCACGCTGCACACACTCAATCTGAGCAACAACTCCCTAGAGGACAAAG GTGTCTATGCTCTGAGCTCTCAGCTAGCCAAACTGCCCATGGGCCTAAAGAACTTGAATCTCTCAAAGACCTCCATGWCTCCCAAAG GTGTAAACAGCCTCTGTCAGGCACTGTGCGCCAACCCCATCATCGCCTCCACCCTCACACACCTCGACCTGTCGGGGAACTCCCTGAGAGGAGATGACCTTCAG AATTTGCACAATTTCCTGAGTCACCCAAACTGTCTTGAAACTCTGGATCTGTCAAACAGTGATTGTTCCCTGGAGCTG GTGTGTGCATCTCTGTGCAGAGGATCTTTGAAGCATCTTGCCATYCTCAACATGTCAAGAACAGTCTTCTCTCACAG GAAGTGCAAAGAAATCCCTTCATCCTTCAAGCAGTTTTTCAGCAGTGCTCAGGCTCTGACGTCTGTTAGTCTATCAGGAACCAAGCTGCCGCTGGAGGCTCTGAA ATCGTTGTTGTTGGGCCTTGGTTGTAATCCAAACCTCAGTGATGTTTCTCTGGATCTCAGCAGCTGTGAT CTTCGTTCGGGAGGCTCACAGATTTTAGAGGGCTGCATCGCTGAGATCCCAAACATTTCCAGTCTGGATATTTCAGACAACA GTTTGGACATGGATCTCACCACCCTTCTTGTGTGGCTGGCCAAAAACCGCTCCATCAGGCACCTGTCGTTGGgcaaaaactttaataatatcAAATCAAA AAATGTTGCTCAAGTATTGGATAACCTGGTTCATATGATTCAAGAAGAAGAATCA CCTTTGACTTCCCTGTCCCTCGCTGATTCCAAGCTGAAAGCCGACCTCTCCATCGTCCTTAACGCTCTGGGCAGCAACACTTCTCTGATCAAGCTGGACATCAGTGGAAACTCCATGGGAGACATGGGGGCCAAAATACTAGCCAAAGCCCTCCAAATCAACACAAAGCTCAG GACCTTAATATGGGACAGAAATAATGTCAGCCCCCAGGGTTTACAGGATGTAGCTGCTGCCTTGGAAAA AAACTACACAATTCGATTCATGCCTGTTCCCATCATGGATGCTGCTCAGGCACTGAAAGCCAACCCAGATAAGACGGAGGAGGCTTTACTAAAG ATGGAGCAGTACCTGCTGAGAAACCACGAGACGCGTAAATACCTCCAGGAGCAGGCATACAGGCTGCAGCAGGGAATAGTCACCACCACCACACAGCAG ATGATGGACATGATGTGTGTGAGAGTCCAGGATCACCTCAACTCTCTGAAGTTCTCAGAGGCCAATTCTGTTCAAGATGACATGAAGCTGGCAGAGAACCTCATGAAGGATGCAAAGAActccaaaact CTGCTCCCCAACTTGTACCACTTAAAGAGTGGAGGGTCCAGAGTTGCATTTGTTGCAGCCATTCAGGACAAGCTGGAGTCGATGGCTGGAGAGGTGGCAAGCGTGATGGACGAGCAACTGCAG ACCATGCTGGTGTCTATGGTTGATGCTGCTGAAGGCCTTTGTCCTCATGTGATGAAGAGGAGCGGCCTTCGTCAGGAGCTGCTTAAAGCTGCTGCAGGGAGGTTGACCATCCCTTGCAGCTTCGTCACAAACACTCTTCTGGAGCAGTCCGGTGTGGACATCATCAACAAAATCAG TGAAGTGAAACTCGGCGTGGCGTCCATTCTGTCTGATCGGATTGTTGATGAGATCCTGGAGTCTCTGTCAAGATCCCAACATACACTG GCCGACCACCTGATCAGAAAGGACCATCCATTGTTGCATCAGGAACCCCAGTCAGAGACAGAAGTCCTGGATGAGTCCGCTCTACATCCAGAGAACTATAACCATCAGAAACAGGATCGAGACAAGAAACATGGACTGAATGATGTGGAGTCATGCATG GTGACACCTAAATCCAAAAGGAAGAGTATTCTTGTCAGAATGTTGAGGCCTATTTCTGTGGCATTTG AGATGGAGTTTGACCTGGACAAAGCTCTGGAGGAGGTTCCGATCCACGTCGAggatcctcctcttccttctcctcctccacaaGTATCAGACAGGATGTCATATTATGAAGATCTGCCTCTCCCTCCCACTCCRTCAGATGGGAAGTCTGTGTGCATAGGAGAGCTGCCACAGCTGGAGCACAAAACTCTGGAAAGTTGCACCAAATCCCGACCGAAACcgaaaaagagaacaaaacccAGCAGAGCCCCA CGACAAGCCACTGGAAGCTCAGCGCCTCATGATGCAGAGCAGAATAACATGATGGAGAAGCTGGATGAGGGTCTAGATGACTTCTTCTCCAAGAGAGTTGTCAAACTCAGCTTTAG ACTTCCCTCCATAAGAAGTCCGTCAACACCAGAAGGATCAGATAAAAAACGTGAATCCAGGAAGAGTGGCTTCTTTAACCTCATTAAATCCCGAACGTCCCGCTCTGAGAAGAGCCACGGAGCTCCGGCCATCACACCACCGCAGCCTGCACATGCTAACACCACCAACACCTCCACCACAAGCCCAGTCACTGAGGAGCCCCCTCCTACCTCTCCCATACCACCTGTGAAAAGTCCAATCTCTGTAGTGGAGCCTCATCAGGAGATCCGCGGGGCACARCCTGCGAACCACACAGATTCTGAGATGGAGGCGCCTCCGACTTCCACTGAACCTGCAGGGGAGGAAAAAGATACCAAGAAGGTGGAAGATATGGAAAACCTGGAGAAGAAGGAAAGTCCTCCAAAGAAGGAGAATATAGAGAAGAaggagaacccacacatgcatcGCCATATTGGTGTTCCTATGATGGGAAAGGATCTGCTGGCTGAGATGAAGGCCagacaagaaaaaacaagacaagacaaaatggctgaaaagaAG tccgATTCATCATCAGTCCTGGACAAAGTGGACTCAGACAAAC cgAAGTCAGATGTACATCCTGCGGTTTCCACAGACCCTGAAGACTCTAAACCTGAGCCGATTCCTAGGGCCAAACCACCAAATGCCATCCCCAAACCAGCCCCAGTCCAGACTGCTAAAGCACCACTGGTTGCTCGCACATTTGGACAACTCAGTCCAACCAGTCCCAGGCCATGCAGCATCTCTGTCATTG ATGATTCAGTAGACTCTGCCCCTGGCAGTGTATCTCCCAAAGCACCACTTCCTGCTCCCCGTCTGAAGAGGGCGCCGTCGGAGCAAGACAGAGAGAGCacaagcagcagctctgcaggacTTTTGTCTCCACTGGAGG CTGAGTTTCCTGCAGATGGCGATGCTTTCGAGCAGCGCAGCATCACAGGTGCAGACTCCGGCACCAGCGGCCGACAGTGGTCATCTCTGAAGAGCTCGTCCAGTCCCCTTGGCAACGAGGAAGAACGCGAACGCACAAAGTCCCTCCCTGGCTACG TGAGGCTTCCATCTCAGACAGACATGGATCTCAGCCCAGCTGGCAGCGAGATTTCAACTTTGAGCTCTGACCTCAAACCTAATAACAAATCTGAGGACGAATCCGGTGACGACACTCCTTCAATGTGA